The genomic region GCACCCTCTAGTGCATCTGGTGCAATATCTTCATAAGCGATTTCACTGACCACAAGGCTTTTAACCTCGCTATTTTCTTTTGTCCCTATAAGCACAATTTCCCTCAAAAGTGCCTCCTGCTAGCAAACCCTAGCACTAACCCCAAACTTCCAAAAATGATAAGTAAAATTCCTAAAAATATACTTATCAAATATGAGAGAATCTGCGGAAATATCGCAAACACAATGCCCAACACAACGCATATCACGCCAAAACTAAGGGCTGGGAGAAACATCGAGCCACCAAACTGCTTAAAAGAGCGCGCGGTGAGAATCCATAAAACACCATTGCAAAGCACGCCAACACCAATGATAAGTGCGATAATTTGCTCACCCATCTCTTCGCCTCCGACAAAAAGCGCGATAAAAAGCGCAATAGCAATAAGAATAGAGACAATCCCATCAATGAGAA from Helicobacter himalayensis harbors:
- a CDS encoding DUF308 domain-containing protein, translated to MRNKSSVALLILSACSVVLGVVCMAYPTKTMLTIAFFGVLFILLLGVGCVFFYLQSMRKMVWILIDGIVSILIAIALFIALFVGGEEMGEQIIALIIGVGVLCNGVLWILTARSFKQFGGSMFLPALSFGVICVVLGIVFAIFPQILSYLISIFLGILLIIFGSLGLVLGFASRRHF